Proteins co-encoded in one Malus domestica chromosome 09, GDT2T_hap1 genomic window:
- the LOC103431503 gene encoding uncharacterized protein, which translates to MADTTAEVEQETPPPPSSCYSVILRIMSKRRTWVCIFVLVYAILLTSSWNFLKSLLSWYKLQPQSSSSSYGWPALYASVLLGVVFGLLSMFAALAVMVPATLVTWIAIVVLLAFFGKPRRALVVEGRKITREIVGIVMRILLKEGNLVAAGCAVLGYFALFRRNGSEVID; encoded by the coding sequence ATGGCGGACACCACTGCAGAAGTAGAGCAAGAAACGCCGCCACCGCCATCATCATGCTACTCGGTGATTCTGAGAATTATGAGCAAAAGGAGAACATGGGTATGTATATTCGTGCTAGTGTACGCCATCCTCCTGACTTCTTCGTGGAACTTCCTCAAATCCTTGCTCTCCTGGTACAAATTGCAACCCCAGTCGTCTTCGTCGTCGTACGGATGGCCTGCCCTTTACGCCTCGGTGCTTCTGGGGGTGGTATTCGGGCTGCTTTCGATGTTCGCGGCGCTTGCAGTGATGGTTCCGGCCACTCTGGTGACGTGGATCGCCATCGTGGTTCTGCTGGCCTTCTTCGGGAAGCCGAGGAGGGCGTTGGTGGTGGAAGGGAGGAAGATTACGAGAGAGATTGTTGGGATTGTGATGAGGATTTTGTTGAAGGAAGGGAACTTGGTGGCTGCTGGTTGCGCTGTTTTGGGGTATTTTGCACTTTTTAGGAGGAATGGGAGTGAGGTGATTGACTGA